The DNA sequence tcacacaacctgtccaagtcaccctgcagccttattgcatcttcctcacaattcacactacctcccagcttagtatcatctgcaaatttgctaatggtacttttaatcccttcatctaagtcattaatgtatatcgtaaatagctggggtcccagcaccgaaccttgcggtaccccactggtcactgcctgccattccgaaagggacccatttatccccactctttgctttctgtctgtcaaccaattttctatccatgtcagtaccctacccccaataccatgtgctctaattttgcccactaatctcctatgtggaaccttgtcgaaagctttctgaaagtcgaggtacaccacatccactgactctcccctgtcaattttcctagttacatcctcaaaaaattccagtagatttgtcaagcatgatttccccttcataaatccatgctgactcggaatgatcctgttactgctatccaaatgctcagcaatttctccagcatcttccccaccactgatgtcagactaactggtctataattacccgttttctctctccctcctttcttaaaaagtgggataacatttgctatcctccaatccacaggaactgatcctgaatctatagaacattgaaaaatgatctccaatgcttccactatttctagagccacctccttaagtaccctgggatgcagaccatcaggccctggggatttatcagccttcagtcccatcagtctacccaaaacaatttcctgcctaatgtggatttccttcagttcctccatcaccctaggttctccggcccctagaacatttgggagatttgtgaagacagatccaaagtaacggtttaactcgtctgccatttctttgttccccataataaattcccctgcttctgtcttcaagggccccacatttgccttgactatttttttcctcttcacgtacctaaaaaaacttttgctatcctcctttatattattggctagtttaccctcgtacctcatcttttctccccgtattgcctttttagttaacttttgttgctctttaaaagagtcccaagcctctgtcttcccactcttctttgctatgttatacttcctctccttaatttttatgctgtccttgacttcccttgtcagccacaggtgtctcttactccccttagagtctttccgcctctttgggataaattgatcctgcaacctctgcattattcccaggaatacctgccattgctgttctaccgtcttccctgctagggcctccttccagtcaattttggccagctcctgcctcatgcctctgtaatcccctttgctatactgtaatactgacgcttccgattttcccttctgcctttccatttgcagagtaaaacttatcatgttgtgatcactgcctcctaatagctcttttacctctagtccccttatcagatcaggatcgttACAGGATCAGGAtcgttacacaacactaaatccagaattgccttctccctggtaggctccagtacaagctgttctaagaatccatcttgaaggcactctacaaactctctttcctggggtccatttccaacctgattttcccagtctacctgcatgttgaaatctcccataaccaccgtagcattacatttgtgacacgccaattttatctcctgattcaacttgcaccctatgtcgaggctactgtttgggggtctatagataactcccattagggtctttttacccttacaattcctcatttctatccatactgattcaacatctcctgattctatgtcaccccttgcaagggaatgaatatcattccttaccagcagagcaaccccaccccctctgcccacctgtctgtcttttctatacgttgtgtacccctgcattttcagttcccagccctggtcctcttgtagccatgtctcagtgatccctacaacatcatacttgcccatgactaactgagcctcaagctcatccactttattttttatactacgcgcatttaagtacaacactttaacttctgtatttacctcccctctcacatcggtcacaaatggccctgcccttaatctcttttcacctctagaacttctgttcccattcttccgagagtcttctgcaatatctcctgtattccctttaacctcatcttcatattcacaatttgttaacccctcccccccactacttagtttaaagccacaggtgtcgcactagcaaacctgcctgccagaatgtttgtccccctgctgttaagatgtaacccgtcccttttgtacaagtcacccctagcccagaagaaatcccagtggtccagaaatctaaatccctgctctctgcaccagcccctcagccataaattcataccctctatctctctgttcctggcctcacaagcacgaggtaccggtagcagtccagagataaccaccttcgacgtcctacttctcagtctttttcctaactctctaaactcccgctgtagcacctccttcctcttccgcctgacgtcattcgtgcccacttgcaccacgacttcaggttgatcgccttccctcactaggattttctgaagctggtctgtgatgtgctgaaccctggcaccagggaggcaacagaccatcctcaagtccctcctgctgccacagaatcttctgtccgtccctcggacgatagagtcacccaccactatggctcttcctgacttcggactcccctgtcgagtatccttgccaacaggtccgccactcggactggaaatgtCTTCTACcgcgacagttcccaagagggtataccaatttgcaataggcacagccactggggtctcctgtagtccacgtgcactcccccctgaaacattctcccaccttcgctcgacctggacccttggcgtgacagcctcacaataggtcctgtcgaggaaactctcgcattgccggatggccctgaggtcatccaactgcctctccaactccaccacacgtccattcaggagctgcacctggacacagttcttgcaggtgtagctcccagaagctccagcgacgtccctatcttcccacatcctgcaggaaacacactgcaccaacttttccgccattactttgtgttttcagccaacggtcgtcctctctccaacttcccgacctttacagactgattaacagtgccctattggcgctctttttaaactgccgttcctcccactattagcaggtacttactttcagccaatggtcgtcctctctccaacttcccgacctttacagactgaatgtcgtccatttcatccctaccgaggggccgcctgtattcgcccgggcgcgGCGCTTACTTGCCGACAAGCTGGCcctggctcgggaggagttcctcaatttggaacgactggggattgtTCGACCTTCaaatagtccgtgggcctcccccttgcatatggtctctaatgcatctggggggtggagaccatctGGGGATTatcggcgtcttaacgctgcaacccggcctgaccgctatccggtccctcacatacaggacttttcagccagcctcgagggggCGACGGTTTTTtcaaaaatcgatttggtgcggggatatcatcagatatcatccacccaccggacattcccaagaccgCTACGATTACCCCATTTGGTTTGTTTGAGTGGTTACGAATGCCGTTCGGTTTCAAAAACGtggctcaggcattccaacgtcttatggaccatgtgggtcgcggattgtcttttgtatttatttatcttgATGACATTCTGGTggctagtcgttcggtcccagagcacctggtccaccttcgcactgtgttccagaggctgcaagaccacggtctgatcctccacccatccaaatgcctattcagcctgtccgcggtggatttccaGGGTCACCGGGTCACATCGGCCGgggccactcctttgcccgctaaggtggacgccgtccgaacctttccccgccctaccaccatcaagggcttgcaggaattcgtgggcatggtgaatttttatcaccggtttgtgcctgcggcagctcggatcatgcgccccctttttcaatgcctcgcgggtaaccccgctgagttggtttggtccgcagctgcagaggcgGCTTTTGCTGCGGTTAAACAGGCCcttgccaacgccaccatgctcgtgcacccccgtccctctgacggtggatgcctcagacgtggcggtgtgtggggttttggagcagcaggtcaacggtcactggcagcctctggcatttttcagccggcagctcgcaaaacctgagctgaaatacagtgcctttgacagagagctcctggccctctatttagcagttcgCCATTTCCgatattttttggagggccgctcttttgttgcctacacggatcacaaacctctcacgtttgctttttctaaggtttctgatccgtggtcggcccgccagcaaaggcacctcaccctcatttctgagttcaccaccgatgttcgccacatcgcgggtaagcttaacgccgtggctgacgccctgtcccggccggccacttcctctgttgctgcggtggggggcgaggtggatttccaggagctagcggaggctcagcgcctggaaggaactgcctcaACGTACGCCTCCACTGCCGCAGGGTTGCGgttggaacaggtggcgtgtggccccacaggtaccacactttggtgcgacgtttcccttccccgccctcccccggtggtgccgaccgccctgcggcgtaaggtttttgaggccattcatggcctggcacacccgtccatccaggcgacctcggccatggtggccgcccgatttgtctggcacggcctgcggaagcaggtggccgcttGGGCCCgcgcctgcatcccgtgccagacctctaaggtccaccgccacgtccagcccccgtacCAGACTTTTgtggttccccccgtccgtttttactacatccatgtggatttggtgggtccattgccctactctCGGGGCTATACTCATCTATTaacggtggtcgaccgttttactcgttggccggaggctcttctgttgtcggacacctcggcggcctcctgtgcacgggccctggcgctacattgggttgcccgtttcggcgtcccggctatcatcactaccgaccggggcgcccaattcacctcgtccctctgggccgcgcttgcgcagctgtatgggtcccgcttgcagcagaccaccgcctaccatccccaagctaacgggatggtagagcgtttccatcgacagctgaaggcgtccctctgtgcccgcctgaccggccctgactgggccgaccagctcccctgggtcctccttggtattcgcacggcccctaaggctgatctgggtacctcctcggcggaacttgtctacggttcgcccctgcgggtgccgggtgacattattCCCTTGTCCTCCCCCTTGCCGTCGTCCATCCCGTtggttttggcttctctccgggcgcgggtaggttccctggccccaggtccagcctccagtcacggaagtaCAGCAGTGCACGTGCCGGCGGACTTGCAGGATTGCGAGTttgttttcctccggcgggactCCCATCGCCCCCCTCTACAGCtggtctaccagggcccgttccgggTGCTGAAAAGGGGGACAGTTACCTTTACGTTACAGGTGGGAACCCGTCAGGAGCTCGTTTCTGTctcccggctcaaaccggcccacttggacccggaccgtcccgtgctggtggCTCAACCTCCTTGCCGGGGCCGACCTCTGGCCGGCACACCTGTTTCCCCAGCTGCgtcccttccctcacccctcgTGCCTCCACCGCCCTCGGTTGGGTGCACTCTGCCTTTTCTAGCTACGCCCCCATCGCCTataccggcgggctccaccttccctccccctccaaaggAGTCCCCATCGTCTCCATCGCGGGGCCCTTCCCGCCTCCTGCCACGCTggcggtaccggcctcccctcttcGTACGCATTCGGGTCGGGCGGTCCGGGCGCCCGTGCGGTACAgtatcgagggttctggggggggtcatgtagggacatagggattggttggaagggttcgaaccctcggattggccagcgaggtcacgaggTGGGTTAGCGCGGTAGATTCGTCAGTCTAGCGTTGGACCccttttaggtaagacgttaAGTAGTAGTCTAGAGCATTGAGTGTTGCGAATTGTCACGGGATTTTTAGAGCTGTATAATAAACTTTGACTGCAGCATCCAtcgctatcggactcactacaGTTGTCCACTTTATAGTAACTAGGCTTGTCAATGCTAAATTTCTCTTCTGTAGTTCTCAACTGTTTCCATTTGGTCACTGCTTGACCGCCACTAGTTTTGCTTTTATACTCTATTCAGAGTTTGGAAGTCgtgtgtccttccttaaattatctTGCTGCTCTGAATTGATACACTTGAGCTTAACGGTTCTCACTGCAACAACGAGTTTACCACCAAATTACTTTTTTAAGTCCCTCATTGTCGTGTGACGACGACTCAATGTCAATCCTCTCACCATAACTCCTGCCATCAGTCTCTACACTGAAATTCTGTGCTGGCAGAAATTTATCCATGCTTGTAGAGGTCATTTCTTTAGACATTGCTATCTTGCATGCCTATTCAGATATCAGATATAACAGATTTTAATAAGCAGAAATGGGAATGCTTATTCCCATTGTTGGACCACACACACTGAAGTTTTAATGCCACATCAGATTTTGTTAGAAAGATTAAATAACTGTCAATTACATTCCTTGAGCTCTGATTGCAGGCTCCAAACTTTAATGCTGCACAGTCTCCAGCATCAGGTTGAAATGATTTTACATCTTTTCTAATACTTTCTGATGTGGGATGTTGATTGGCAAAAGTTTACAAATATCACATAACTATCTTTAACAGGAACACTTGTTTTGTGTTCACAAATAACCCCATTCCAAGCATTTTCACCTGCATCCTCTACTTCAATTGTTATTCTCTCTAAAATTACTCTCCATCAATATGATACATGAATGGAAGAGGTTGGTGCTATGTAATATATACTGAGATTTCCGGTCTGTACTGAGTGTCATTTTTTATTGACTCTCATTTTGATAATAACGAGGCTTGGCTGTACTTGAAACAAACTTTTCCTCTACTTCCATTTCCTCATGCTCGATGAACACCTCAAATGCAGACATTAATCTTGAACTTCGGACTCAACCTGCCAAAGTCCTCGACATCTACATCACTTTTATTACATGCACTACTTTATCCATGGATTGGATGAAAAATTTGGAGACTAGTTATTCAGTATTAAGATTTGACTGTTACAGCAATGATCCACTGAAATTGTAACAAAGTTACATTGATTAACTGAATGAAAGTGGGTTTTTTTCTTAAGTTATATGACTGAGCTCATATATTATTTGGAAAAATCTTGCTTTAATGGTAATGAGGGCAATTGTCTGTGCAGTACGCGACCTGTTTGCTGCAGTCCACATTGTGTTGCGAGTCACGCAGCAGTGAATGAGTGAGATTGCAGGATTCTCTTTGTTCAGTGGTTGGATAAAAATGAATGCCCTTAACACCTACATGCAACCAATCTGTGCTGCTTCCTGTGCTCTTgctcttgctgcagctttaattATTTACTTTACGAAGTAATTTATACTGCAACAGGAATTTCTGATGGTCCTGATTAACCCATTTTGCTCAAAAATTACCAATGCTGCATGCAGGCCAATTGATTATGAATAACAGTACATAGAATTTATGAAGGTATCATCAGGGATAATGCAAAAATAGAACACGTCAAATATTTTCTCCTTGATCTAAACAAAATGGAATTTAGAATTACAATGTCTCTAGCCACAGTGTTATTTTACTACTAGCAATAAAGGATTGATTTGGTAACAAATGTGTCATTGTATCTCATTAACCTGAAAATTCAGACAAGCTTTCAATTGGACGTTATAAATATAaacgatttttttttaaagtgtttaaattctttacattttctttgatcatGAATAGCACACAGCAAGtacatattttattattttcaaataatttaaaacagTGGCTCTTTAAATGGTTCAGCTTGCTGAATAAATAATTTTGAATCTTTACCACAATATTCAGTAGACCCCATGCACTTGAATATTAATTTGATATGTTAAATACACAATATATTTTGTTTGCCATTTTTATGTGGTGTCAAAAAATCTTACTTCGAGCTTTCTTTTACATAATAACCAAATTCATGTTATTCTTGATTTAATGACTCAATGCCATTTGGAGGTAAAAATCTATTGCCTGGGCGCAACTTTACAGCGCGGACatataatcaaaaatatttttttccttagtCTGATATCTGCAACAGTTTGATATTTTCAATAAAATCATTAACATTCAAAGCACAGAAAAACTGAACAGAATGGTATGTATCCACTTTGCCGATGTGAATGGACCAGATGGATGCATCTTCTTGGGGGTCAGATAAAAATATATGTGAAGGAGACAGCTATAATTAAATTAGCATCTCAAGTCTGCCTCAACCATTTTTAAATGTGCATTTTGTTTTGTTAAATTTCAAGCAGATACTACTGAATTGAAGTAATTAGTTTATCTTGTATATATGAAAGAAACACACCTGTTAGGAAAATGGAAGAATCCACTATTCAGAAATCCTATCCTGAATGAGTCATCCAAGTTCTTTTTCATTGGATAAAGCCATTAGCACCCAAGGGATTGTTTGGCAGATGCAGCAAGGCCTTATTTCATTCACAGAATTATTGGTATGCGCCCTTACCATTTCATTCAAATAAATATAAATGATTTGAAACATCACTTTCCCATTGGATAAAAAAATTCTTATTTTTTATACATGCTGGAATGAGATGGTATTGTATTAAAACCTAATTATTTTCTAAACAGAATGCATGGGAGCTGTGTTAAAATATAGAGAAATTAATGCAGCAGAGATTATGAATGAGATTTACATTATGCCTCTTAATAATGGTGTTTCTCTGCAGTGAAGGAGGAACTTATCACTAAAATGGTGGGTAAAAATGAAAAGCACTATTTAATGCTGCCTTATAGCTTTGGAAAACAGTTCAATTCATTTTAATGGaataaaccactattgaaaaTGCCGAAGCTGCTGTCGCTCTGTCTTAGTTGTACAGTATTCTGAGAATTTTATTTTGTAAAAACATTGCTAAATGAGGAAAGTGTGAAAATGCTCAGTAGTATATTTTATTTTACCTTTCGATACTCAGTTTTAAAATTGAAATGAATGAAATGGAATTATATAAATTAGAGCAGATGTATTTGATTTCATGGTTTTTATTACACTCGTCTGTATTATTGCAGAAAGTTAAAGCTATTTCTCAGTTCCTTTACTATTCAAATCCAGGATTGTGACTTTGTTATAAATAAGATTAGATGGTTTTCTGTCATTTGATGTGTTGTTTAATCCACATAGACATATGCAGGGATTTTTGTAAAGCTATATAACAGCTGTATTCAGAAAGGGAAGGGTGTTTAGCTTGCTGAGTTTAAATGACCGAATGTTCGAGCACAATAACATATATAAGAAGGAATAATTTTGCTGAAGGTGAAATTCCTGGTGATTAGAGCAGTTTACTTTCGGAAAAAGAAAAATTCCACGGCTTTGGGTGAAAATGCCTTTCTATCAAAATGGGAATGGGAAATTTGAAAATTGATTGGTTCTGGTGTGCTGTAAGTGGGTGGATGGTTTTGCAACAGGAAGTGATTTGCAGTGTTCAGTGAGCCTTTTGTTGAAAAGGGTCTTCTCATTTGTGTGAGTCATGCTTTTGCTGCGAGCAGCTTGGCAGCTCCAAGCAGGACGGTGATCTCTGTCTTGGCAAAGTACAACTGTACCAGGCCCTTACCTGTGCACTTTGGAGATGCATTTCTGTGGGTATTTATTTGCCTGGGTTGAGCAGGTTGCTGTTGGCACTATGAGAGATCTGGCATAGTGGAACTAATGCATTCTAAGTTTGCATCAGATCTGGATATACATGTACAGAAAACCATATAGAAGGGCATGCTTCACCGTACAAAGTATAATCGTTTCAGGAATGATTCAGTGACATCATTCGATGATCTTATACACAACTTATCAATGAACGCCAAGGGCTCGACTGTTACGACGACAGCAACAACATCTGCTGCATCTTCATACCAAGAAACACCAGAGGTGCTCCATAAGGACCAGGAAAATGGGCCCACGACCCTCTGCAACTTCATGCAAAAGATGTCCCATTTGAAATTTGCCAGCACAGGCAGCCTGTTGGGCATCAAAAATCTGTCTTCTGCATTGAAAGACCTTGCCTCTTCGAAGCAGCAAGGCTGTTCAAGCACTCCTAGCTCGGTTTCAGCAGCAGTAGACACATGTAACCCTGTCTCCTCCACTCCGTATTCTCAGCAGGACGTGAACAAAATGGGCACGGACAAGAGGACCAAGATAGAAGATATTCACTTGGGTGGAGAGGATTGGAATCACAGTGGAGGCTTTGTAAATAAACCCTCACGAGGGTGGCTGCACTCGAATGAGAAAATCCTGGGACCTGGTGTGACGTATGTTGTAAAGGTTGGTTATTTTTTATCTTATAGTCTTGTCTCAAACTTGAAACCATAACATTTACAAAGCCGGTTCATTAACTCATCACTTCACCACATAGGCTTTAATCTCAACCGACAGCAGAATTAAGTTATACATCATATTTGTGCAACTTCAAAAGCTTGAATGTTTGAAAAATAGCTTTATGTACTTCCTacttgtatgtgtgtatatatatagcaaAGATTACATTGAAAATGAAGATTATGTACTTTGCTTTCCCATGTCATATTCTTGAAATAATATGTAATGGTGGCTGTTGTAAATTATCTTTTGAAACTGTGTAGAATTTGTAAAATTCCTATAAATCTTTCTAAGATTTATTTTGTCAGTCTTGAGTATTAATGTATAGCTCAGATGCTATTCATGGAGCTGGTTCTAATTTTAAATTTAGATACCAAAAGCTGAAACCTGCAATAAAAGTCTAATAATGctatagtataaatgtaaaactttaTCTTGAGCATAACTTTGCTTTAATTATTTGTCCATCATATAGAAATAAATATTAATAACAAAACACCAAAATGTGAAACAATGAATCTTGTTCAGTGCAAAACTATAAATTCTTGTGAAAGGGTTACTGCCAGTATAATTGTGTGTTCGAGGGATTA is a window from the Rhinoraja longicauda isolate Sanriku21f chromosome 3, sRhiLon1.1, whole genome shotgun sequence genome containing:
- the LOC144592254 gene encoding uncharacterized protein LOC144592254, producing the protein MVAARFVWHGLRKQVAAWARACIPCQTSKVHRHVQPPYQTFVVPPVRFYYIHVDLVGPLPYSRGYTHLLTVVDRFTRWPEALLLSDTSAASCARALALHWVARFGVPAIITTDRGAQFTSSLWAALAQLYGSRLQQTTAYHPQANGMVERFHRQLKASLCARLTGPDWADQLPWVLLGIRTAPKADLGTSSAELVYGSPLRVPGDIIPLSSPLPSSIPLVLASLRARVGSLAPGPASSHGSTAVHVPADLQDCEFVFLRRDSHRPPLQLVYQGPFRVLKRGTVTFTLQVGTRQELVSVSRLKPAHLDPDRPVLVAQPPCRGRPLAGTPVSPAASLPSPLVPPPPSVGCTLPFLATPPSPIPAGSTFPPPPKESPSSPSRGPSRLLPRWRYRPPLFAPNFNAAQSPASG